The following are from one region of the Escherichia sp. E4742 genome:
- the ihfA gene encoding integration host factor subunit alpha, translating to MALTKAEMSEYLFDKLGLSKRDAKELVELFFEEIRRALENGEQVKLSGFGNFDLRDKNQRPGRNPKTGEDIPITARRVVTFRPGQKLKSRVENATPKDE from the coding sequence ATGGCGCTTACAAAAGCTGAAATGTCAGAATATCTGTTTGATAAGCTTGGGCTTAGCAAGCGGGATGCCAAAGAACTGGTTGAACTGTTTTTCGAAGAGATCCGTCGCGCTCTGGAAAACGGCGAGCAGGTGAAACTCTCTGGTTTTGGTAACTTCGATCTGCGTGATAAGAATCAACGCCCGGGACGTAACCCGAAAACGGGCGAGGATATTCCCATTACAGCACGGCGCGTGGTGACCTTCAGACCCGGACAGAAGTTAAAAAGCCGGGTCGAAAACGCCACACCCAAAGACGAGTAA
- the pheT gene encoding phenylalanine--tRNA ligase subunit beta, protein MKFSELWLREWVNPAIDSDALANQITMAGLEVDGVEPVAGSFHGVVVGEVVECAQHPNADKLRVTKVNVGGDRLLDIVCGAPNCRQGLRVAVATIGAVLPGDFKIKAAKLRGEPSEGMLCSFSELGISDDHNGIIELPADAPIGTDIREYLKLDDNTIEISVTPNRADCLGIIGVARDVAVLNQLPLVEPEIVPVGATIDDTLPIAVEAPEACPRYLGRVVKGINVKAPTPLWMKEKLRRCGIRSIDAVVDVTNYVLLELGQPMHAFDKDRIEGGIVVRMAKEGETLVLLDGTEAKLNADTLVIADHNKALAMGGIFGGEHSGVNDETQNVLLECAFFSPLSITGRARRHGLHTDASHRYERGVDPALQHKAMERATRLLIDICGGEAGPVIDITNEATLPKRATITLRRSKLDRLIGHHIADEQVTDILRRLGCEVTEGKDEWQAVAPSWRFDMEIEEDLVEEVARVYGYNNIPDEPVQASLIMGTHREADLSLKRVKTLLNDKGYQEVITYSFVDPKVQQMIHPGVEALLLPSPISVEMSAMRLSLWTGLLATVVYNQNRQQNRVRIFESGLRFVPDTQAPLGIRQDMMLAGVICGNRYEEHWNLAKETVDFYDLKGDLESVLDLTGKLNEVEFRAEANPALHPGQSAAIYLKGERIGFVGVVHPELERKLDLNGRTLVFELEWNKLADRVVPQAREISRFPANRRDIAVVVAENVPAADILSECKKVGVNQVVGVNLFDVYRGKGVAEGYKSLAISLILQDTSRTLEEEEIAATVAKCVEALKERFQASLRD, encoded by the coding sequence ATGAAATTCAGTGAACTGTGGTTACGCGAATGGGTGAACCCGGCGATTGATAGCGATGCGCTGGCGAATCAAATCACGATGGCGGGCCTGGAAGTTGACGGTGTAGAACCGGTTGCCGGTAGCTTCCACGGCGTTGTCGTTGGTGAAGTGGTTGAATGTGCGCAGCATCCAAATGCTGACAAACTGCGAGTGACCAAAGTCAACGTCGGTGGCGATCGCCTGCTGGATATCGTCTGCGGCGCGCCAAACTGTCGTCAGGGCCTGCGTGTGGCGGTAGCAACTATTGGTGCTGTACTGCCGGGCGATTTCAAAATTAAAGCCGCGAAACTGCGCGGTGAACCGTCTGAAGGGATGCTGTGCTCCTTCTCTGAGCTGGGTATTTCTGACGATCATAACGGTATTATCGAACTGCCTGCCGATGCGCCCATTGGCACCGACATCCGTGAATACCTGAAACTTGATGACAACACCATCGAAATCAGTGTGACGCCAAACCGTGCCGACTGCTTAGGCATTATCGGCGTAGCGCGTGATGTTGCCGTGCTGAACCAGCTTCCGCTGGTTGAACCGGAAATTGTCCCGGTTGGTGCAACCATCGATGACACGCTGCCGATTGCGGTAGAAGCACCGGAAGCCTGCCCGCGTTATCTTGGCCGCGTAGTAAAAGGCATTAACGTTAAAGCGCCAACTCCGCTGTGGATGAAAGAAAAACTGCGTCGTTGCGGGATTCGTTCTATCGATGCAGTCGTTGACGTCACCAACTATGTGCTGCTCGAACTGGGTCAGCCGATGCACGCTTTCGACAAAGATCGCATTGAAGGCGGCATTGTGGTGCGGATGGCGAAAGAGGGCGAAACGCTCGTACTGCTCGACGGTACCGAAGCGAAGTTGAATGCTGACACCCTGGTCATCGCCGACCACAACAAGGCGCTGGCGATGGGCGGCATTTTTGGTGGCGAACACTCTGGCGTGAATGACGAAACACAAAACGTTCTGTTGGAATGTGCTTTCTTCAGCCCGCTATCTATCACCGGTCGTGCTCGTCGTCATGGCCTGCATACCGATGCGTCTCACCGCTACGAGCGTGGTGTTGATCCGGCACTGCAGCACAAAGCAATGGAACGTGCGACCCGTCTGCTGATCGATATCTGCGGCGGTGAAGCTGGCCCGGTTATCGATATCACTAACGAAGCAACGCTGCCGAAGCGTGCGACCATTACTCTGCGTCGTAGCAAACTGGATCGTCTGATCGGCCATCATATTGCTGATGAGCAGGTAACGGACATTCTGCGTCGTCTCGGCTGTGAAGTTACCGAAGGCAAGGACGAGTGGCAGGCTGTTGCACCGAGTTGGCGTTTCGACATGGAGATTGAAGAAGATCTGGTCGAAGAAGTGGCGCGTGTTTACGGCTACAACAACATCCCGGATGAACCAGTACAGGCGAGCCTGATTATGGGGACTCACCGTGAAGCCGATCTGTCGCTCAAGCGCGTGAAAACGCTGCTCAACGACAAAGGCTATCAGGAAGTGATCACCTATAGCTTCGTTGATCCGAAAGTGCAGCAGATGATTCATCCGGGCGTTGAAGCCTTACTGCTGCCAAGCCCGATTTCCGTTGAAATGTCGGCAATGCGTCTTTCTCTGTGGACAGGTCTGCTGGCAACTGTAGTGTACAACCAGAACCGTCAGCAAAACCGTGTGCGCATTTTTGAAAGCGGTCTGCGTTTTGTGCCAGATACCCAGGCGCCATTGGGCATTCGTCAGGATATGATGTTAGCCGGTGTGATTTGCGGTAACCGTTACGAAGAGCACTGGAACCTGGCAAAAGAGACCGTTGATTTCTATGATTTGAAAGGCGATCTTGAATCCGTTCTCGACCTGACCGGTAAACTGAATGAGGTTGAGTTCCGTGCAGAAGCGAATCCGGCACTGCATCCGGGGCAATCCGCAGCGATTTATCTGAAAGGTGAACGTATTGGTTTTGTTGGGGTTGTTCATCCTGAACTGGAACGTAAACTGGATCTTAACGGTCGCACTCTGGTGTTTGAACTGGAGTGGAACAAGCTCGCAGACCGCGTGGTGCCTCAAGCGCGCGAGATTTCGCGCTTCCCGGCAAACCGTCGAGACATCGCGGTTGTGGTTGCAGAAAACGTTCCCGCAGCGGATATTTTATCCGAATGTAAGAAAGTTGGCGTAAATCAGGTAGTTGGCGTAAACTTATTTGACGTGTACCGCGGTAAGGGTGTTGCGGAGGGGTATAAGAGCCTCGCCATAAGCCTGATCCTGCAAGATACCAGCCGTACACTCGAAGAAGAGGAGATTGCCGCTACCGTCGCCAAATGTGTAGAGGCATTAAAAGAGCGATTCCAGGCATCATTGAGGGATTGA
- the infC gene encoding translation initiation factor IF-3, whose amino-acid sequence MKGGKRVQTARPNRINGEIRAQEVRLTGLEGEQLGIVSLREALEKAEEAGVDLVEISPNAEPPVCRIMDYGKFLYEKSKSSKEQKKKQKVIQVKEIKFRPGTDEGDYQVKLRSLIRFLEEGDKAKITLRFRGREMAHQQIGMEVLNRVKDDLQELAVVESFPTKIEGRQMIMVLAPKKKQ is encoded by the coding sequence ATTAAAGGCGGAAAACGAGTTCAAACGGCGCGTCCTAACCGTATCAATGGCGAAATTCGCGCCCAGGAAGTTCGCTTAACAGGTTTGGAAGGCGAGCAGCTTGGTATTGTGAGTCTGAGAGAAGCTCTGGAGAAAGCTGAAGAAGCCGGAGTAGACTTAGTCGAGATCAGCCCTAACGCCGAGCCGCCGGTTTGTCGTATAATGGATTACGGCAAATTCCTCTATGAAAAGAGCAAGTCTTCTAAGGAACAGAAGAAAAAGCAAAAAGTTATCCAGGTTAAGGAAATTAAATTCCGTCCTGGTACAGATGAAGGCGACTATCAGGTAAAACTCCGCAGCCTGATTCGCTTTCTCGAAGAGGGTGATAAAGCCAAAATCACGCTGCGTTTCCGCGGTCGTGAGATGGCGCACCAGCAAATCGGTATGGAAGTGCTTAATCGCGTGAAAGACGATTTGCAAGAACTGGCAGTGGTCGAATCCTTCCCAACGAAGATCGAAGGCCGCCAGATGATCATGGTGCTCGCTCCTAAGAAGAAACAGTAA
- the btuD gene encoding vitamin B12 ABC transporter ATP-binding protein BtuD: MSIVMQLQDVAESTRLGPLSGEVRAGEILHLVGPNGAGKSTLLARMAGMTSGQGSIQFAGKPLDTWPATKLALHRAYLAQQQTPPFAMPVWHYLTMHQHDKTRTDLLNDVAGALALDDKLGRSTNQLSGGEWQRVRLAAVVLQITPQANPAGQLLLLDEPMNSLDVAQQSALDKILSALCQQGVAIVMSSHDLNHTLRHAHRAWLLKQGKLLASGRRDEVLTPPNLAQAYGMSFRRLDIEGHRMLISTT, from the coding sequence ATGTCTATTGTGATGCAGTTACAGGATGTAGCGGAATCAACCCGCCTGGGGCCGCTTTCTGGCGAGGTCCGGGCAGGGGAGATCCTGCATCTGGTGGGGCCGAACGGCGCGGGCAAGAGCACCTTGCTGGCCCGAATGGCGGGGATGACCAGTGGTCAGGGAAGCATTCAGTTTGCAGGTAAACCACTGGATACCTGGCCCGCAACAAAACTCGCCCTGCATCGCGCTTATCTTGCACAGCAGCAGACGCCACCGTTTGCTATGCCGGTCTGGCATTACCTGACCATGCACCAGCACGATAAAACGCGAACCGATCTGCTAAATGATGTCGCAGGGGCGTTGGCCCTTGATGACAAACTCGGTCGAAGCACCAATCAACTATCCGGTGGTGAATGGCAACGCGTCCGTCTTGCTGCTGTAGTGCTACAAATTACGCCGCAAGCGAATCCGGCAGGTCAATTGCTTCTCCTTGATGAACCCATGAACAGCCTTGATGTTGCCCAGCAAAGCGCGTTAGATAAAATTTTGAGCGCGCTATGTCAGCAAGGCGTGGCGATTGTGATGAGCAGTCACGATCTTAACCACACATTGCGTCACGCGCATCGGGCGTGGTTACTTAAACAAGGAAAACTGCTTGCCAGTGGGCGGAGAGATGAAGTACTAACGCCGCCGAATCTGGCCCAGGCTTATGGGATGAGCTTCCGTCGTCTGGACATTGAAGGTCACCGAATGCTGATTTCGACCACCTGA
- the pheS gene encoding phenylalanine--tRNA ligase subunit alpha, producing the protein MSHLAELVASAKAAISQASDVAALDNVRVEYLGKKGHLTLQMTTLRELPPEERPAAGAVINEAKEQVQQALNARKAELESAALNARLAAETIDVSLPGRRIENGGLHPVTRTIDRIESFFGELGFTVATGPEIEDDYHNFDALNIPGHHPARADHDTFWFDATRLLRTQTSGVQIRTMKAQQPPIRIIAPGRVYRNDYDQTHTPMFHQMEGLIVDTNISFTNLKGTLHDFLRNFFEEDLQIRFRPSYFPFTEPSAEVDVMGKNGKWLEVLGCGMVHPNVLRNVGIDPEVYSGFAFGMGMERLTMLRYGVTDLRSFFENDLRFLKQFK; encoded by the coding sequence ATGTCACATCTCGCAGAACTGGTTGCCAGTGCGAAGGCGGCCATTAGCCAGGCGTCAGATGTTGCCGCGTTAGACAATGTGCGCGTCGAATATTTGGGTAAAAAAGGGCACTTAACCCTTCAGATGACGACCCTGCGTGAGCTGCCGCCAGAAGAGCGTCCGGCAGCTGGTGCGGTTATCAACGAAGCGAAAGAGCAAGTTCAGCAGGCGCTGAATGCGCGTAAAGCTGAACTGGAAAGCGCAGCGCTGAATGCGCGTCTGGCTGCAGAAACTATCGATGTTTCCCTGCCAGGTCGTCGTATCGAAAACGGCGGTCTGCATCCGGTTACACGTACCATCGACCGTATCGAAAGTTTCTTCGGTGAGCTTGGCTTTACCGTGGCTACCGGACCGGAAATCGAAGACGATTATCATAACTTCGATGCTCTGAACATTCCTGGTCACCACCCGGCGCGCGCTGACCACGACACTTTCTGGTTTGACGCTACCCGCCTGCTGCGTACCCAGACCTCTGGCGTACAGATCCGCACCATGAAAGCCCAGCAGCCGCCGATTCGTATTATCGCGCCTGGCCGCGTTTACCGTAACGACTACGACCAGACTCACACACCGATGTTCCATCAGATGGAAGGTCTGATTGTTGATACCAACATCAGCTTTACCAACCTGAAAGGCACGCTGCACGACTTCCTGCGTAACTTCTTTGAAGAAGATTTGCAGATTCGCTTCCGTCCTTCCTACTTCCCGTTCACCGAACCGTCTGCAGAAGTCGACGTCATGGGTAAAAACGGTAAATGGCTGGAAGTACTGGGCTGCGGGATGGTGCATCCGAACGTGCTGCGTAATGTTGGCATCGATCCGGAAGTTTACTCCGGTTTCGCCTTCGGTATGGGGATGGAGCGTCTGACCATGTTGCGTTACGGCGTCACCGACCTGCGTTCATTCTTCGAAAACGATCTGCGTTTCCTCAAACAGTTTAAATAA
- the pheM gene encoding pheST operon leader peptide PheM: MNAAIFRFFFYFST; the protein is encoded by the coding sequence ATGAATGCTGCTATTTTCCGCTTCTTTTTTTACTTTAGCACCTGA
- the rpmI gene encoding 50S ribosomal protein L35 — protein sequence MPKIKTVRGAAKRFKKTGKGGFKHKHANLRHILTKKATKRKRHLRPKAMVSKGDLGLVIACLPYA from the coding sequence ATGCCAAAAATTAAGACCGTACGCGGTGCTGCTAAGCGCTTCAAAAAAACCGGTAAAGGTGGTTTTAAGCACAAGCACGCTAACCTGCGTCACATTCTGACCAAAAAAGCGACCAAACGTAAACGTCACCTGCGTCCGAAAGCCATGGTTTCCAAAGGCGATCTGGGCCTGGTAATCGCGTGCCTGCCGTACGCATAA
- the rplT gene encoding 50S ribosomal protein L20: MARVKRGVIARARHKKILKQAKGYYGARSRVYRVAFQAVIKAGQYAYRDRRQRKRQFRQLWIARINAAARQNGISYSKFINGLKKASVEIDRKILADIAVFDKVAFTALVEKAKAALA; encoded by the coding sequence ATGGCTCGCGTAAAACGTGGTGTTATTGCACGCGCACGTCACAAGAAAATTTTGAAACAAGCTAAAGGCTACTACGGTGCGCGTTCTCGCGTATACCGCGTTGCCTTCCAGGCTGTTATCAAAGCTGGTCAGTATGCTTACCGTGACCGTCGTCAACGTAAGCGTCAGTTCCGTCAACTGTGGATTGCGCGTATCAACGCAGCAGCACGTCAGAACGGTATTTCTTACAGCAAATTCATCAATGGCCTGAAAAAAGCCTCTGTTGAAATCGACCGTAAGATCCTGGCTGATATCGCAGTATTCGACAAAGTAGCGTTCACCGCTCTGGTTGAAAAAGCGAAAGCAGCTCTGGCATAA
- the btuE gene encoding bifunctional thioredoxin/glutathione peroxidase, with translation MQDPILTTVVKTIDGEVTTLEKYAGNVLLIVNVASKCGLTPQYEQLENIQKAWADRGFVVLGFPCNQFLEQEPGSDEEIKTYCTTTWGVTFPMFSKIEVNGEGRHPLYQKLIAAAPTAVAPEESGFYARMASKGRAPLYPDDILWNFEKFLVGRDGKVIQRFSPDMTPEDPIVMESIKLALAK, from the coding sequence ATGCAAGATCCCATTCTGACCACCGTAGTGAAGACGATTGACGGGGAAGTGACCACGCTGGAGAAATATGCCGGTAATGTGCTGCTGATTGTCAATGTCGCTTCAAAGTGTGGCTTAACGCCGCAATATGAACAGTTGGAGAACATCCAGAAAGCCTGGGCCGATCGTGGTTTTGTTGTGCTGGGATTTCCGTGCAACCAGTTCCTTGAACAAGAACCAGGTAGTGATGAAGAAATTAAAACTTATTGCACCACCACCTGGGGCGTGACGTTCCCAATGTTCAGTAAGATTGAGGTCAATGGCGAAGGGCGTCATCCGCTATATCAAAAATTGATTGCCGCAGCGCCGACGGCGGTGGCACCGGAAGAGAGCGGTTTCTATGCGCGAATGGCCAGTAAAGGCCGTGCGCCACTGTACCCTGATGATATTTTGTGGAATTTTGAAAAGTTTCTGGTGGGTAGAGACGGAAAGGTCATCCAGCGTTTTTCCCCGGATATGACGCCGGAAGATCCTATTGTAATGGAAAGCATTAAACTGGCGTTGGCAAAATAA
- a CDS encoding C40 family peptidase, whose translation MRFCLILITALFLAGCSHHKAPPPNARLSDSITVIAGLNDQLQSWHGTPYRYGGMTRRGVDCSGFVVVTMRDRFDLQLPRETKQQAAIGTQIDKEELLPGDLVFFKTGSGQNGLHVGIYDTNNQFIHASTSKGVMRSSLDNVYWQKNFWQARRI comes from the coding sequence ATGCGTTTCTGCCTAATTTTAATTACAGCACTGTTTCTGGCCGGGTGTAGCCATCATAAAGCGCCGCCGCCAAACGCCAGGCTTTCTGACTCCATTACTGTCATTGCCGGTTTGAACGATCAACTACAGAGCTGGCATGGTACGCCGTATCGTTATGGCGGCATGACTCGACGTGGAGTGGACTGTTCGGGTTTCGTGGTTGTGACGATGCGCGACCGTTTCGACTTACAGTTGCCACGCGAAACAAAACAACAGGCCGCTATCGGTACCCAAATTGATAAAGAAGAATTGCTGCCAGGCGATCTGGTCTTTTTCAAAACAGGTTCCGGGCAAAATGGTTTACACGTGGGTATTTACGATACCAACAATCAATTCATTCACGCCTCTACCAGCAAGGGGGTGATGCGTTCTTCCCTTGATAATGTCTACTGGCAGAAAAATTTCTGGCAGGCGAGACGAATCTAG
- the btuC gene encoding vitamin B12 ABC transporter permease BtuC, whose product MLTLARHQQRQNIRWLLCLSVLMLLALLLSLCAGEQWISPANWFTPRGELFVWQIRLPRTLAVLLVGAALALSGAVMQSLFENPLAEPGLLGVSNGAGVGLIAAVLLGQGQLPDWALGLCAIAGALIITLILLRFARRHLSTSRLLLAGVALGIICSALMTWAIYFSTSVDLRQLMYWMMGGFGGVDWRQSWLMVALIPVLLWICCQSRPMNMLALGEISARQLGLPLWLWRNVLVAATGWMVGVSVALAGAIGFIGLVIPHILRLCGLTDHRVLLPGCALAGATALLLADIVARLALASAELPIGVVTATLGAPVFIWLLLKAGR is encoded by the coding sequence ATGCTGACACTTGCCCGCCACCAACAGCGACAAAATATTCGCTGGTTATTATGCCTGTCAGTTTTGATGCTGCTGGCGCTTCTCTTAAGTCTTTGCGCTGGTGAACAATGGATTTCACCTGCCAACTGGTTCACTCCTCGTGGCGAACTGTTCGTCTGGCAAATTCGCCTGCCACGTACCCTGGCTGTATTGCTGGTTGGCGCGGCGCTGGCGTTATCAGGCGCGGTCATGCAGTCGCTGTTTGAAAACCCTCTTGCGGAACCGGGGCTGCTTGGCGTCTCTAACGGTGCTGGAGTGGGGCTTATCGCCGCTGTATTGCTCGGGCAAGGGCAGTTACCGGACTGGGCGCTGGGGCTGTGTGCGATTGCTGGCGCGCTTATTATCACCTTAATTCTCTTGCGTTTTGCCCGCCGTCATCTTTCAACCAGCCGATTACTGCTGGCTGGTGTTGCGCTGGGTATCATTTGTAGCGCGTTAATGACGTGGGCCATCTACTTTTCCACGTCTGTTGATTTACGCCAACTAATGTACTGGATGATGGGCGGCTTTGGTGGTGTAGACTGGCGGCAAAGTTGGCTGATGGTGGCCTTGATTCCGGTGTTGTTGTGGATTTGCTGTCAGTCCCGCCCAATGAATATGTTAGCGCTGGGTGAAATTTCGGCGCGACAACTGGGATTACCACTGTGGCTCTGGCGCAATGTGCTGGTCGCGGCTACCGGTTGGATGGTCGGTGTCAGTGTTGCGTTGGCTGGCGCTATTGGGTTTATTGGCCTGGTTATCCCGCATATTCTGCGGCTGTGCGGATTAACCGATCACCGGGTATTACTTCCCGGCTGCGCGCTGGCAGGTGCTACTGCGTTGCTGCTTGCCGATATTGTTGCTCGACTGGCGCTGGCTTCCGCAGAGTTACCGATTGGTGTGGTCACCGCCACCTTGGGCGCGCCGGTGTTTATCTGGTTATTGTTAAAAGCAGGACGTTAG
- the selO gene encoding protein adenylyltransferase SelO — translation MTLSFITRWRDELPATYTSLSPTPLNNARLIWYNAELANTLGVPSSLFESGAGVWGGETLLPGMSPLAQVYSGHQFGVWAGQLGDGRGILLGEQQLADGTTMDWHLKGAGLTPYSRMGDGRAVLRSTIRESLASEAMHHLGILTTRALSIVTSDTPVYRETVESGAMLMRVAQSHLRFGHFEHFYYRREPEKVRQLADFAIRYYWPHLQDEEDKYRLWFTDIVARTASLIASWQTVGFAHGVMNTDNMSILGLTLDYGPFGFLDDYEPGFICNHSDHQGRYSFDNQPAVALWNLQRLAQTLSPFISVDALNAALDSYQQVLLTHYGKRMRQKLGFMTEQKEDNALLNELFSLMAQERSDYTRTFRMLSLTEQHSAASPLRDEFIDLAAFDDWFTRYRARLQQDGVADSERQQLMQSVNPALVLRNWLAQRAIEAAEKGDMTELQRLHEALRNPFSDRDDDYVSRPPDWGKRLEVSCSS, via the coding sequence ATGACCCTGTCTTTTATTACCCGCTGGCGTGATGAATTGCCGGCAACATATACATCGCTTTCCCCTACGCCTTTAAATAATGCCCGATTGATTTGGTATAACGCCGAACTGGCTAATACGCTGGGTGTTCCATCGTCGCTGTTTGAAAGTGGCGCGGGTGTCTGGGGCGGCGAAACTTTACTGCCAGGCATGTCGCCACTTGCCCAGGTCTACAGTGGCCACCAGTTTGGTGTCTGGGCGGGGCAGCTTGGCGACGGGCGCGGTATTTTACTCGGCGAGCAACAGCTTGCCGACGGCACCACCATGGACTGGCATCTGAAAGGTGCGGGGCTGACGCCTTATTCGCGAATGGGCGATGGACGTGCGGTTTTACGTTCAACAATTCGCGAAAGTCTTGCCAGTGAGGCAATGCATCACCTTGGCATTCTGACGACACGCGCCTTAAGCATTGTTACCAGCGATACGCCGGTTTACCGGGAGACGGTCGAATCAGGAGCGATGCTGATGCGCGTAGCGCAGAGTCATTTGCGATTTGGTCACTTCGAACACTTTTATTATCGCCGCGAGCCGGAAAAGGTTCGCCAGCTGGCTGACTTCGCCATTCGCTATTACTGGCCGCATCTTCAGGATGAAGAGGATAAATACCGCCTCTGGTTTACCGATATTGTCGCACGTACGGCTTCGTTAATCGCCAGCTGGCAGACGGTCGGTTTTGCTCATGGTGTTATGAACACTGACAACATGTCGATTCTCGGGCTGACGCTTGATTACGGGCCGTTCGGCTTCCTCGATGATTACGAGCCTGGCTTTATCTGTAATCACTCTGATCATCAGGGTCGTTACAGCTTTGATAATCAACCTGCCGTTGCGTTGTGGAATTTACAGCGTCTGGCACAGACATTATCGCCATTTATTTCTGTAGATGCGCTCAATGCGGCGCTGGATAGCTATCAACAGGTTTTGTTGACGCATTATGGAAAACGTATGCGGCAGAAACTGGGCTTTATGACGGAGCAAAAAGAGGATAATGCGCTACTGAATGAATTGTTCAGTCTGATGGCGCAAGAGCGCAGTGATTATACTCGCACATTCCGCATGTTAAGTCTGACCGAGCAGCACAGTGCGGCTTCACCACTGCGCGATGAGTTTATTGACCTCGCGGCGTTTGATGACTGGTTTACGCGTTATCGGGCGCGCTTGCAACAAGACGGAGTTGCCGATAGCGAACGTCAGCAACTGATGCAGAGCGTTAACCCTGCGTTGGTATTGCGAAACTGGCTGGCACAACGCGCCATTGAGGCGGCAGAAAAGGGCGATATGACAGAATTACAACGTCTGCATGAAGCGTTGCGAAATCCTTTCAGCGACAGGGATGATGATTATGTTAGCCGTCCACCGGACTGGGGCAAACGGCTGGAAGTCAGCTGCTCGAGTTAA
- a CDS encoding EAL domain-containing protein has translation MKVLLENLYHSDYYFLSIRDSQQNLVGVELITHFSSDDGTVRIPTTRVIAQLSEEQHWQLFAEKLELLKSCQHFFIQHKLFAWINLTPQVAKLLLDRDNYASKLLKIPFAELMINENYPHLNEGKDNYELFHLSQIFPLVLGNLGAGNSTMKAVFDGLFTRVMLDKGFIQQQIVHKSFAPFIRALHAQISPCCNCIIAAGINTPEMLAQMVPFGFHAFQGCLWPAVPVSQITTLVQR, from the coding sequence ATGAAGGTCTTACTGGAGAATCTTTATCATTCTGATTACTATTTTCTATCGATAAGAGACAGCCAACAAAATCTTGTTGGGGTTGAGTTAATAACCCATTTCTCCAGTGACGACGGTACGGTTCGCATCCCGACGACACGGGTTATTGCACAACTTTCAGAGGAGCAGCATTGGCAATTATTTGCCGAAAAGTTGGAATTACTAAAATCATGCCAACATTTTTTTATTCAACACAAACTTTTTGCCTGGATTAATTTAACGCCACAAGTAGCAAAATTATTATTAGATAGGGATAATTACGCAAGCAAACTATTAAAAATTCCCTTTGCTGAATTGATGATTAACGAAAATTATCCGCATCTTAATGAGGGAAAAGATAATTACGAACTTTTTCACTTGTCGCAAATTTTTCCATTGGTTTTGGGAAATTTGGGTGCGGGCAACAGTACAATGAAGGCTGTTTTTGATGGGCTTTTCACTCGCGTCATGCTGGATAAAGGTTTTATTCAGCAACAAATAGTCCATAAATCTTTCGCTCCTTTTATTCGTGCGCTCCATGCGCAAATTTCACCTTGTTGCAATTGTATTATTGCTGCTGGTATTAATACACCGGAGATGTTGGCGCAGATGGTGCCGTTTGGTTTCCATGCTTTTCAGGGATGCTTGTGGCCCGCAGTTCCCGTAAGCCAGATAACAACGCTGGTCCAGCGATAA
- the hemP gene encoding hemin uptake protein HemP, producing MRYTDSRKLTPETDANHKTASPQPIRRIASQTLLGPDGKLIIDHDGQEYLLRKTQAGKLLLTK from the coding sequence ATGCGTTATACGGATAGCAGAAAACTCACGCCTGAAACGGATGCCAATCACAAGACCGCTTCCCCGCAGCCCATTCGGCGAATTGCCAGCCAGACACTGTTAGGTCCGGATGGCAAACTGATCATTGATCATGACGGGCAAGAATATCTGCTCCGTAAAACCCAGGCTGGTAAACTGCTGCTGACCAAGTAG